One region of Pseudomonas alvandae genomic DNA includes:
- a CDS encoding deoxyguanosinetriphosphate triphosphohydrolase, which produces MDWHTLLTRERLGKTLHSPEELGRSPFHKDHDRIIFSGAFRRLGRKTQVHPVSSNDHIHTRLTHSLEVSCVGRSLGMRVGETIRSALPDWCEPSDLGMVVQSACLAHDIGNPPFGHSGEDAIRYWFQQAAGRGWLDAMSEAERNDFLNFEGNAQGFRVLTQLEYHQFDGGTRLTYATLGTYLKYPWTARHADSLGYKKHKFGCYQSELPLLEQIAHKLGLPQIEDQRWARHPLVYLMEAADDICYALIDLEDGVEMDLLEYSQVESLLLDLVGDDLPETYRQLGPLDSRRRKLAILRGKAIEHLTNAAARAFVEQQDALLAGTLQGDLVEHMHGPAKRCVLNAKDMARKKIFQDKRKTLNEIGAYTTLEILLNGFCGAALEQHGGRTPSFKNRRILDLLGNNAPDPDGPLHGAFLRMIDFIAGMTDSYASEMAQEMTGRTRQ; this is translated from the coding sequence TTGGATTGGCACACCCTGCTGACTCGCGAACGCCTGGGAAAAACGCTGCACAGTCCGGAAGAACTGGGCCGCAGTCCATTTCACAAAGACCATGACCGCATTATCTTCTCCGGTGCATTCCGTCGCCTTGGGCGCAAGACCCAGGTGCACCCGGTGTCCAGCAACGATCATATCCATACGCGCCTGACCCATTCGCTCGAGGTCAGCTGCGTCGGTCGTTCGCTCGGCATGCGCGTCGGAGAGACCATCCGCAGCGCCCTGCCAGACTGGTGTGAACCCAGCGACCTGGGCATGGTCGTGCAATCGGCCTGCCTGGCCCACGATATCGGCAACCCGCCGTTCGGCCATTCCGGCGAGGACGCCATCCGCTATTGGTTCCAACAGGCCGCAGGGCGTGGCTGGCTTGATGCGATGAGCGAGGCCGAGCGTAACGACTTCCTGAATTTCGAAGGCAACGCCCAGGGATTCCGGGTTCTCACCCAGCTTGAATATCATCAGTTCGACGGTGGCACCCGGCTCACCTATGCAACCTTGGGCACTTACCTGAAATACCCTTGGACAGCCCGTCACGCCGACTCACTGGGCTACAAGAAGCACAAGTTCGGCTGCTATCAGAGCGAATTGCCGCTTCTGGAGCAAATCGCCCACAAACTTGGCCTGCCGCAGATCGAGGATCAGCGCTGGGCAAGGCATCCGCTGGTCTACCTGATGGAGGCCGCCGATGACATCTGTTACGCGCTGATCGACCTGGAAGACGGTGTGGAAATGGACCTGCTGGAATATTCGCAGGTGGAATCGCTGCTGCTGGACCTGGTCGGAGACGATCTGCCGGAAACCTATCGCCAGCTTGGACCATTGGATTCCAGGCGACGAAAGCTGGCTATCCTGCGCGGCAAGGCCATCGAACACCTGACCAACGCCGCCGCCCGTGCGTTCGTCGAACAACAGGATGCGCTGCTTGCCGGCACACTGCAGGGCGACCTCGTGGAACACATGCACGGGCCGGCCAAGCGCTGCGTGTTGAATGCCAAGGACATGGCCCGCAAGAAAATATTCCAGGACAAGCGCAAGACGCTCAACGAGATCGGTGCCTACACCACGCTGGAAATCCTGCTCAACGGTTTTTGCGGCGCCGCCCTGGAACAACACGGTGGTCGAACGCCCTCATTCAAGAATCGCCGAATCCTCGATTTGCTGGGCAACAACGCCCCCGATCCTGACGGGCCGCTGCATGGCGCTTTCCTGCGGATGATTGATTTCATCGCAGGCATGACCGACAGCTATGCCAGCGAAATGGCCCAGGAAATGACGGGGCGCACCCGCCAGTGA
- a CDS encoding response regulator transcription factor, translated as MNSVFIVDDHPVIRLAVRMLLEHEGYKVVGETDNGVDAMQMVRECMPDLVILDISIPKLDGLEILSRFNAMTTPLKTLVLTAQSPTLFGIRCMQSGASGYVCKQEDLSELVSAIKAVLSGYNYFPSQALTPVAHDDPRSIELDLFKSVNDRELMVLQLFAQGRTNKEIAKGMFLSNKTVSTYKKRLMQKLKVKSLVDLIEMAKRNSLV; from the coding sequence ATGAACTCCGTTTTCATTGTCGACGATCATCCGGTCATCCGCCTCGCCGTTCGAATGCTGCTGGAGCATGAAGGTTATAAAGTCGTAGGGGAAACTGACAACGGCGTCGATGCGATGCAAATGGTGCGCGAGTGCATGCCCGACTTGGTCATCCTGGATATCAGCATTCCCAAACTTGACGGACTGGAAATTCTTTCACGCTTCAATGCCATGACCACGCCGCTCAAGACATTGGTGCTGACGGCTCAATCCCCTACGCTCTTTGGCATTCGCTGCATGCAATCCGGCGCCTCCGGCTACGTTTGCAAACAGGAAGATCTCAGCGAACTCGTCAGCGCAATAAAAGCCGTACTGTCCGGCTATAACTATTTTCCCAGCCAGGCGCTGACGCCCGTCGCTCATGACGATCCCCGCAGTATCGAGCTGGATCTTTTCAAGAGTGTCAATGACCGCGAGTTGATGGTTCTGCAACTTTTTGCCCAAGGCCGCACCAACAAGGAAATAGCCAAGGGCATGTTCCTGAGCAATAAAACAGTCAGCACCTATAAAAAACGGCTCATGCAAAAACTTAAAGTTAAGTCGTTGGTAGACCTGATTGAAATGGCAAAGCGAAACTCGCTGGTGTGA